The proteins below are encoded in one region of Reichenbachiella sp. 5M10:
- the fsa gene encoding fructose-6-phosphate aldolase, translating into MQFFIDTANLDHIKEAYDLGVLDGVTTNPSLMAKEGITGEENIRAHYKKICDIVDDKVSAEVISTEFDAMLKEGLELAAIDPKIVVKIPMIKDGIKTIKALSDKGIRTNCTLIFSPGQAILAAKAGASYISPFIGRLDDIGFDGMNLIEQIVGIYDNFGFETEILAASVRNPLHLIKCAEVGADVVTCPLSAIMGLLKHPLTDSGLATFLADYAKGNK; encoded by the coding sequence ATGCAATTTTTCATCGATACCGCCAATCTTGATCACATCAAGGAGGCATATGACTTAGGAGTATTAGACGGTGTGACCACCAACCCATCGTTGATGGCCAAAGAAGGCATCACTGGCGAGGAGAACATCAGAGCACACTACAAGAAAATCTGTGATATCGTAGATGACAAGGTAAGTGCAGAGGTAATCTCTACCGAATTTGATGCGATGCTCAAAGAAGGATTGGAACTAGCAGCGATCGATCCAAAGATCGTCGTGAAAATCCCAATGATCAAAGACGGTATCAAGACCATCAAGGCGTTGAGTGACAAAGGGATCAGAACCAACTGTACGTTGATCTTTAGCCCAGGACAAGCAATCCTTGCTGCGAAAGCGGGTGCGAGCTATATCTCTCCATTCATCGGGAGATTGGACGATATCGGGTTTGACGGGATGAACCTCATCGAGCAGATCGTGGGTATCTACGATAACTTCGGTTTCGAAACTGAAATCCTAGCGGCATCTGTGCGCAACCCACTACACTTGATCAAGTGTGCTGAGGTAGGTGCAGACGTAGTGACCTGTCCATTGAGTGCGATCATGGGCTTGTTGAAACACCCATTGACCGACAGTGGATTGGCGACTTTCCTAGCGGATTACGCCAAAGGAAACAAGTAA
- a CDS encoding DMT family transporter, whose amino-acid sequence MWVILGVLSLLALGVYDLLKKVSLNDNAVLPVLFFSTLASALLFVPPLVLSHTVEGFEQYDNFYIPSVGLKVHLLILIKALIVVSSWILSFMALKNLPISIVSPIRSTGPVWTLLGAILMYGETLTLLQWMGMIVALVFFYFFSIAGNKEGVNFKTNKWVWFIFLATIIGTFSTLYDKYLIAHYNRLAIQAYFSFYQVPIMLLVLCFFWYPKRKELTPFQWRNTIPLIGIVLVLGDFAYFYALTFEDSLVSILSLLRRSSVIISFGVGAILFKEKNILYKSLILLGIIAGIVLIMFGS is encoded by the coding sequence ATGTGGGTGATTCTGGGAGTGTTGTCTTTGCTGGCTTTGGGAGTGTATGATCTACTCAAGAAGGTCTCGCTCAATGACAATGCAGTTTTGCCCGTGTTGTTTTTCTCGACCTTAGCTTCTGCCTTGCTTTTCGTGCCGCCGTTGGTGTTGTCTCATACAGTAGAGGGGTTTGAGCAGTACGACAATTTCTATATCCCCTCAGTAGGCCTCAAGGTACATTTGTTAATCCTGATCAAGGCTTTGATCGTCGTGTCATCGTGGATTCTATCCTTCATGGCACTCAAAAACTTGCCAATCAGCATTGTCTCACCGATTCGTAGTACAGGGCCAGTATGGACATTGCTAGGTGCGATTCTAATGTATGGTGAGACACTGACACTCCTGCAGTGGATGGGGATGATTGTTGCCCTCGTTTTCTTTTATTTCTTCTCCATTGCTGGCAACAAGGAGGGCGTCAATTTCAAAACCAACAAATGGGTTTGGTTCATTTTTTTAGCGACCATCATTGGGACTTTTAGTACACTGTATGACAAGTACCTCATTGCACATTACAATCGCCTAGCGATTCAGGCCTATTTCTCTTTCTACCAAGTGCCTATTATGCTCTTGGTCCTGTGTTTTTTTTGGTATCCCAAACGAAAGGAGTTGACTCCTTTTCAATGGAGAAACACGATTCCGTTGATAGGTATCGTGCTTGTCTTGGGTGATTTTGCTTACTTCTATGCGTTGACCTTTGAGGATTCTCTGGTGTCAATCCTGTCTTTGCTCAGAAGGAGCAGCGTGATCATCTCATTTGGAGTGGGGGCCATCCTTTTTAAGGAAAAGAATATCCTTTACAAGTCACTGATTCTGTTGGGGATCATAGCAGGGATTGTTCTCATCATGTTTGGCAGTTAG
- a CDS encoding FGGY family carbohydrate kinase yields the protein MYLLGYEVGSTTVKIALIRSEDNKVIGVGQYPEHDSTILSRHSGWAEQHPESWWQDLCTATRNILSQNHINPREISGIGIAYQMHGLVLIDENKKVLRPSIIWSDSRAVTIGKKAFKDLGEKECLENFLNSPGNFTASKLRWVRDNEPDIYDRIDKILLPGDYIAMKFTGEVQTTISGLSEAILWDFKKKKTAKQVLDYYDISEDLIPEIVPTFARQGEVTAEAAEMSGLAAGIPVTYRAGDQPNNALSLNVLNPGEIAATSAESGVVYGIVDRPKYDIRSRVNPFAHVNYEDNYDRIGVLLCLNGAGTQYGWMKSQIALSGRHYDDMERMASTVPIGSDELCILPFGNGAERMLDEKSINSHIMNLEFSRHSRGHLYRAALEGVAFSFVYGVNLLKELGLEVDVLRVTNDNMFQSEVFSMTIATLLDCHIEVVETTGAIGAARAAGVANGVYSSLEDALSHVTPSIIHEPRLNQSRCNQAYNLWLSYLDKALFDMPSKSNRPEVLRAKNDTLKATIDEKNKELAALAMQLHNKDEFLMDIKNTLQELGTALSTEDQKKALQRLVGKIESKTDSDKDWESFEDQFNLLHSDFFKKLKSDFPKLSVPEAKLCMLLKMKLSTKEIANQLNLSVRGVETRRYRLRKKLQINKELDLEEFLDRV from the coding sequence ATGTATTTATTAGGTTACGAAGTAGGCAGTACGACCGTCAAAATTGCACTGATTCGATCAGAGGACAACAAAGTCATCGGAGTAGGACAATACCCGGAGCATGACTCGACGATACTGTCTCGTCACAGTGGATGGGCAGAGCAGCATCCTGAGTCTTGGTGGCAGGATCTCTGTACCGCTACTCGAAATATCCTGTCCCAAAATCATATCAATCCTCGAGAGATCAGCGGGATAGGGATTGCCTATCAGATGCACGGTCTCGTGCTCATCGACGAAAACAAGAAAGTATTGCGTCCTTCCATCATCTGGAGTGATAGCCGTGCGGTGACGATAGGCAAAAAGGCCTTCAAGGATCTGGGAGAAAAAGAATGTCTAGAGAATTTCCTCAATTCGCCGGGCAATTTCACCGCATCTAAACTACGCTGGGTTAGAGACAATGAACCAGATATCTATGATCGTATCGATAAGATCCTGTTGCCAGGAGACTACATCGCGATGAAATTCACAGGTGAGGTGCAAACCACAATTTCAGGTTTGTCGGAGGCTATACTTTGGGATTTCAAAAAGAAGAAGACAGCCAAGCAAGTCTTAGACTACTACGACATCAGCGAAGACTTGATTCCCGAGATCGTACCGACTTTTGCGAGGCAAGGAGAGGTGACTGCCGAGGCGGCAGAGATGAGTGGGTTAGCTGCAGGGATACCGGTGACCTATCGAGCTGGTGATCAGCCCAACAATGCCCTGTCTCTCAACGTGCTCAACCCCGGAGAGATCGCTGCGACCAGTGCTGAATCAGGGGTGGTCTACGGGATAGTCGATAGACCCAAGTACGACATACGCTCACGTGTCAATCCTTTTGCACATGTCAACTACGAAGACAACTACGACCGCATCGGTGTACTGCTGTGCCTCAACGGAGCAGGTACGCAATATGGATGGATGAAAAGCCAGATTGCACTCAGTGGTCGTCACTACGACGACATGGAGCGCATGGCTTCTACTGTACCGATAGGGTCAGATGAGCTATGTATTTTGCCTTTTGGCAATGGAGCCGAGCGGATGTTGGACGAAAAAAGCATCAACTCCCACATCATGAATCTGGAGTTTAGCAGACATTCTAGAGGGCATCTCTACCGGGCAGCTTTGGAAGGAGTGGCCTTTTCGTTCGTTTATGGGGTGAATCTGCTCAAAGAGCTCGGGTTGGAGGTGGATGTGCTTCGTGTGACCAACGACAACATGTTTCAATCTGAGGTGTTTTCGATGACAATCGCGACGCTGCTTGATTGTCATATCGAGGTAGTGGAGACTACAGGAGCCATCGGTGCTGCACGTGCTGCGGGTGTCGCCAATGGAGTGTACTCATCGCTGGAGGATGCTCTGTCTCATGTGACGCCTAGTATCATCCACGAACCACGACTCAATCAGTCGCGTTGCAACCAGGCCTACAACCTTTGGTTGTCTTACCTAGACAAGGCACTGTTTGATATGCCTTCCAAGTCCAACAGGCCCGAAGTGCTTCGGGCCAAAAACGATACGTTGAAGGCAACCATTGACGAAAAGAACAAGGAGCTTGCCGCGCTAGCCATGCAGTTGCACAACAAGGATGAGTTTTTGATGGATATCAAGAATACTCTCCAAGAATTGGGGACGGCACTTTCCACAGAAGATCAAAAGAAGGCCTTGCAACGGCTCGTCGGTAAGATTGAAAGCAAGACAGATAGTGACAAAGATTGGGAAAGCTTCGAGGATCAGTTCAATCTGCTGCACTCGGACTTCTTCAAAAAACTCAAGAGCGATTTTCCTAAGCTATCAGTACCCGAAGCGAAACTCTGCATGCTCCTCAAGATGAAGCTATCCACCAAGGAGATCGCCAATCAACTCAATCTCTCCGTACGTGGTGTAGAGACCCGCCGCTACCGCCTCCGCAAAAAACTGCAAATCAACAAAGAACTGGATCTGGAAGAGTTTTTGGATAGGGTTTAA
- a CDS encoding helix-turn-helix transcriptional regulator, translated as MPQKDEMKTILKSQIFEGGTQTKQYSKNFTTQSIKEENTSIDQNGVTGQVHEVQVDGIILVNRNVTVKSPYEVEVSHDFPLFKLHFEIEGYNHYEPQDEYSMPVEIQSGQFNLFYFPRVNGVLHFIPPHRQTLEIQFTKAFIKKAIGQNFKEVLKEFGTAIESKRPFLFWNRSQKITPVLKRHIQDILDCQYADSLKKPFLEAKVLELLVMIFASWDQRSSRSTTTQLSPSTHEKLERVVQHISTHLNDPLSIASLAALVGMNASKLKESFKVTHGTTLFKYITEQRMKSAKSLIEERVCNITEASYRVGYKNPQHFTVAFKKIYGLLPSELIK; from the coding sequence ATGCCGCAAAAAGATGAAATGAAAACAATTCTCAAAAGCCAGATATTCGAAGGTGGTACGCAAACCAAGCAGTACTCTAAAAACTTCACCACACAATCCATCAAGGAGGAGAACACGAGTATTGATCAAAATGGCGTGACGGGACAAGTGCATGAGGTACAAGTAGATGGGATCATTTTGGTCAATCGAAACGTCACCGTCAAGTCACCCTATGAGGTGGAGGTGTCTCATGATTTCCCTTTGTTCAAACTGCATTTTGAGATCGAAGGCTACAATCACTACGAACCCCAAGACGAATACAGCATGCCTGTCGAAATTCAATCTGGTCAGTTCAATTTGTTTTATTTCCCCAGAGTCAATGGTGTTTTGCATTTCATCCCACCCCATCGTCAGACCCTAGAGATACAGTTTACCAAGGCTTTTATCAAGAAAGCTATTGGTCAAAACTTCAAGGAGGTACTGAAAGAATTTGGGACGGCTATTGAGAGCAAGCGACCTTTCCTGTTTTGGAATAGAAGTCAGAAAATCACCCCTGTCCTCAAACGACACATCCAGGACATCCTCGACTGTCAATATGCCGACTCGCTCAAAAAGCCTTTTTTGGAAGCCAAGGTATTGGAACTCTTGGTGATGATTTTCGCCTCCTGGGACCAACGTTCGTCTCGCTCCACTACTACCCAGCTATCCCCTAGCACCCACGAAAAGCTGGAACGAGTCGTGCAGCACATCTCAACTCATCTCAACGACCCGCTATCCATTGCGTCCTTGGCAGCATTGGTAGGAATGAATGCCTCCAAACTCAAAGAGAGTTTCAAGGTGACTCATGGCACGACGCTATTCAAGTACATCACCGAACAACGGATGAAATCCGCCAAATCCCTCATCGAGGAGCGTGTCTGCAACATCACCGAGGCATCTTATCGTGTAGGTTACAAGAACCCACAGCACTTCACTGTTGCCTTCAAAAAAATATACGGTCTACTGCCCAGCGAACTGATCAAATAG
- a CDS encoding TonB-dependent receptor — protein MSQRQETGGISGAVSSSDGEALPMVPIRILETGVGVVADDQGHFVFSDLPFGEYRLSVTFLGFEDRQITVTLDDQHPHVSLNLTLTHDSEMLEEVTISHDAEKEQQTQGFAVEAVGTKQFQAQSIEINQVLDQTAGVKVRQSGGLGSRVNYSMNGLSGQSIRFFMDGVPMDYFGSSYSINTIPISLVDRVEVYKGVVPVELGNDALGGAINLVTKSSFNEFVEASYSYGSFNTHRAAIQGSWRAKQSGLTMKLSAFYNYSDNNYYVWGEDVPVTDVNTANVTRGEKVRRFHDGYESKSVKADFGFTQKKWADKLLLGVLYSEMDKDIQHGPTMEVVFGEARYHQRVVMPNMTYQKFDFLAKGLDVNWFASYSYLVRDRIDTTTNMYNWDGSILDANSDRGEQLWTLNTLDQKVWLNRLNLVYQLNPHHKLGYNYVFSDLTRTDSDPVVTQKTDGYWAPQTFRRHSMGWVLQSQFLEQRLHTSLFVKWFGYRAAIKTATTENSVTSYQTEQASASDWGYGVAGSYQLRPSVMLSLSVEQAYRLPAANEVLGDGLNVVSTTALRSESSLNANLGFRVTTAMERKNRFTFSGNVFYRDVTDLIQQYSYDPGAFVNINFDQVRMQGVDGKIKFAHSHWLTVNQTVSYLSPIVKSDTDELGNNNVTKNSRLANTPFFQTNTELRTQFKNLIQEGAVTFFYWSVSYVGEFHRHSEIIGRYNKDVIPAQLVNSCGIGYTFPKEKLSLSVDVSNLFDEQVFDNYAIQKPGRAAYIKATYRLL, from the coding sequence ATGTCACAGCGACAGGAGACTGGGGGGATTTCTGGTGCAGTATCGTCCTCGGATGGAGAAGCCCTCCCTATGGTGCCTATTCGGATTCTAGAGACAGGCGTAGGAGTAGTAGCCGATGATCAAGGACATTTTGTGTTTTCAGACTTGCCTTTTGGGGAGTATCGGCTCAGTGTTACCTTCCTCGGGTTTGAGGATCGCCAAATTACCGTCACACTGGATGACCAACACCCTCACGTATCGCTAAACCTTACCTTGACTCACGATAGCGAAATGCTAGAGGAGGTGACGATCTCTCACGATGCAGAAAAGGAACAGCAAACCCAAGGGTTTGCGGTAGAGGCTGTGGGAACCAAGCAGTTTCAAGCCCAATCGATCGAAATCAATCAAGTATTGGATCAAACTGCGGGGGTCAAGGTACGTCAATCCGGAGGACTGGGCTCTAGAGTCAACTATAGCATGAACGGCCTGAGTGGTCAATCCATTCGTTTCTTTATGGATGGGGTGCCCATGGATTATTTTGGGTCGTCCTACTCGATCAATACCATCCCTATTTCGCTCGTAGACCGTGTGGAAGTCTACAAGGGCGTAGTGCCTGTCGAACTAGGCAATGATGCATTAGGTGGCGCAATCAACCTCGTGACCAAATCCAGTTTCAACGAGTTCGTAGAGGCTTCTTATTCCTACGGATCATTCAATACTCATCGAGCAGCGATACAAGGCAGCTGGCGAGCGAAGCAATCCGGCTTGACGATGAAGCTGTCTGCATTCTACAATTACTCGGACAACAACTACTACGTATGGGGCGAAGATGTACCTGTCACCGATGTGAATACCGCCAATGTCACCCGTGGGGAGAAAGTCAGGCGTTTTCATGACGGGTATGAATCCAAGTCTGTCAAAGCTGACTTTGGCTTTACGCAAAAAAAATGGGCAGATAAGTTACTCCTTGGTGTTCTGTACTCTGAGATGGACAAAGATATCCAGCACGGTCCTACGATGGAGGTGGTGTTTGGGGAAGCTCGATATCACCAACGTGTGGTGATGCCCAACATGACTTATCAGAAGTTTGATTTCTTAGCCAAAGGGCTGGATGTGAATTGGTTTGCATCGTACTCGTACCTAGTGCGTGACCGCATCGACACGACAACCAACATGTACAATTGGGATGGAAGTATTCTGGATGCAAATTCAGATCGAGGGGAGCAGCTTTGGACGTTGAATACGCTGGATCAGAAAGTCTGGCTCAACCGTCTCAACCTCGTCTATCAGCTCAATCCTCACCACAAACTGGGCTACAACTATGTCTTCAGTGACCTGACACGAACAGATAGTGATCCAGTCGTGACACAAAAGACCGACGGCTATTGGGCGCCACAGACGTTTCGAAGGCACAGCATGGGATGGGTGTTGCAGAGTCAGTTCTTGGAGCAAAGACTCCATACTTCGCTGTTTGTCAAATGGTTTGGCTACCGTGCTGCGATCAAAACAGCTACCACCGAAAACAGCGTCACCAGTTACCAGACCGAACAAGCCAGTGCATCGGATTGGGGCTATGGGGTGGCGGGTTCGTATCAGCTCAGACCTAGCGTGATGTTGAGTCTGTCGGTAGAGCAAGCCTATCGACTACCAGCCGCCAACGAAGTGCTAGGGGACGGTCTCAATGTTGTCAGCACTACTGCGCTTCGTTCTGAGTCCAGTCTCAATGCCAATTTGGGTTTTAGGGTCACTACTGCGATGGAGCGCAAAAACCGATTCACCTTTTCAGGCAATGTCTTCTATCGGGATGTCACAGATTTGATCCAGCAGTACTCGTACGATCCTGGAGCCTTTGTCAACATCAATTTTGATCAGGTAAGAATGCAGGGAGTGGATGGCAAAATCAAATTCGCGCATAGTCATTGGTTGACCGTCAATCAGACGGTGTCCTATTTGAGTCCTATCGTCAAGTCGGATACCGATGAGTTGGGCAACAACAATGTGACAAAAAATTCGCGACTAGCCAATACGCCCTTTTTCCAAACCAATACCGAGCTACGAACTCAATTCAAGAATCTGATCCAGGAAGGTGCTGTTACCTTCTTCTATTGGAGTGTATCGTATGTGGGTGAATTTCATCGTCACTCAGAGATCATAGGTCGGTACAACAAGGACGTGATTCCTGCTCAGTTGGTCAATAGCTGCGGGATAGGTTATACGTTTCCCAAAGAAAAACTCAGCCTCAGCGTGGACGTGAGCAACCTGTTCGATGAGCAGGTATTCGATAATTATGCGATTCAAAAACCCGGTAGAGCGGCCTATATCAAAGCCACCTATCGATTATTATAA
- a CDS encoding PepSY domain-containing protein, with protein sequence MIQKRNPLLRKRRKKESVFKYSMALLHLWLGLLSSVVVFIVCLSGSIYAFKQQIEDWINSESLHVAHPYEDRVISSDTLLLRFEKRFGRPTTMWVYPESDRTVLISSLSREGAGVSAYFDPYTGNLVGVKNQNASAFFAWVLDLHRFLLAGDVGKFVNGTALLMMVLMLVSGLVLWIPKNLKQLKKSLLIKWRAKLLRVNYDLHKVLGFYAALLLLFMAITGLYVSFTWVKNAVIVGLGGDSIIISESNLAIKTQLAQSFESAMGSLVTEQQSAGDSAASLSQVLTQAQSHFSSTGLLTINLPNENINNYTLTHLSAEGVLGFYTPDVLEFSPSGNLRKLVHFSDLPLHEQFKAIAKPLHTGEIMGLPSIIFYFIASLIGCSLPVTGFIIWWKRVVS encoded by the coding sequence ATGATTCAAAAAAGAAATCCACTACTGAGGAAACGAAGAAAAAAGGAGAGCGTTTTCAAGTACAGCATGGCACTACTGCACCTGTGGTTGGGGCTTTTGTCTTCTGTCGTGGTTTTTATCGTTTGTCTATCGGGCAGTATCTACGCATTCAAACAACAGATCGAAGATTGGATCAATAGCGAGTCTCTCCATGTTGCCCATCCGTATGAGGACCGGGTCATCAGCAGCGATACATTACTGCTCAGGTTCGAGAAGCGCTTTGGTCGTCCGACGACTATGTGGGTCTATCCTGAGTCAGACCGAACTGTCCTCATCTCCTCTTTGAGTCGAGAGGGCGCAGGAGTATCAGCCTATTTCGATCCCTATACGGGCAATCTCGTGGGAGTGAAAAACCAAAACGCATCGGCTTTCTTTGCTTGGGTATTGGATCTGCACCGCTTCTTATTGGCAGGGGATGTTGGCAAGTTCGTCAACGGTACAGCGTTACTGATGATGGTGCTCATGTTGGTGTCTGGCTTGGTGCTTTGGATACCCAAAAACCTCAAACAACTCAAGAAAAGCCTGCTGATCAAGTGGCGTGCAAAGCTACTGCGTGTCAACTATGATCTTCACAAGGTATTAGGATTCTATGCCGCGCTATTGCTGTTGTTCATGGCGATTACAGGGCTGTATGTATCTTTCACATGGGTGAAAAATGCAGTGATAGTGGGGTTGGGAGGTGATTCTATCATTATCTCTGAGAGCAACCTGGCTATCAAAACACAACTGGCGCAATCTTTTGAATCCGCGATGGGGTCACTCGTCACCGAACAGCAATCCGCAGGGGACTCAGCAGCCTCGCTGTCTCAGGTGCTCACCCAAGCCCAGAGCCACTTCTCCAGTACCGGTCTACTCACTATCAACCTCCCCAACGAAAACATCAACAACTATACCCTCACACACCTGAGTGCGGAGGGGGTATTGGGCTTTTACACACCTGATGTGTTAGAATTTTCCCCAAGTGGGAACTTGAGGAAGCTTGTCCATTTTAGCGATCTGCCTCTGCATGAGCAGTTCAAGGCCATCGCCAAACCCCTCCACACGGGAGAGATCATGGGACTACCCAGTATCATATTCTACTTCATAGCCAGTTTGATTGGGTGCTCACTACCTGTCACAGGCTTCATCATTTGGTGGAAAAGAGTAGTGAGTTGA
- a CDS encoding AAA family ATPase encodes MKINLKNYLEERDRMQAFQSVEGPTITLSRNFGCDEEAVIQSLITKLNQLQGEGLKPHPWQYIDKEILEESAQELGIKAIDVDHRVRLHHSAIVNELLAGFTHHYRLPDQVIINKVKEIITTYAQKGNVIIVGRGGIGVTRSMKNSLHIKLTAPLEHRIAIVSKVKKINATEAKELIQRMDKDRKAWAEHLVEHEIDNSIFDLTFNMETATVDEITDMIVSLLQKRGLVFPHSSIAKAV; translated from the coding sequence ATGAAAATAAATTTGAAGAACTACTTAGAAGAGCGTGACCGTATGCAAGCTTTTCAATCCGTAGAGGGTCCAACCATCACCCTCTCTAGAAACTTTGGTTGTGACGAAGAGGCTGTCATCCAGTCACTCATCACCAAGCTGAACCAGCTCCAAGGTGAAGGACTCAAGCCTCATCCCTGGCAATACATCGACAAAGAAATCCTAGAGGAATCTGCCCAAGAACTAGGCATCAAAGCCATAGATGTAGATCACCGGGTACGCTTGCATCATTCGGCCATTGTCAATGAATTGCTAGCGGGGTTTACTCATCACTACCGATTGCCTGATCAAGTGATCATCAATAAGGTCAAAGAAATCATCACAACTTATGCCCAAAAAGGCAACGTCATCATCGTCGGGCGTGGTGGAATAGGTGTAACACGATCCATGAAGAACAGTCTACATATCAAGCTGACTGCTCCGCTGGAGCATCGCATAGCGATCGTTTCGAAAGTCAAGAAAATCAACGCTACCGAGGCAAAAGAGCTCATCCAGCGTATGGACAAAGACAGAAAAGCCTGGGCGGAGCATCTCGTGGAGCACGAGATAGACAACAGCATCTTTGATTTGACCTTCAATATGGAGACAGCCACTGTAGACGAAATCACAGACATGATCGTCTCTCTGCTACAAAAAAGAGGCTTGGTCTTTCCGCATTCATCGATTGCAAAAGCAGTATAA
- a CDS encoding DUF2200 domain-containing protein — protein MNTTDTHNQRMASMTFASVYPHYLTKVEKKGRTKEELDQVIEWLTGYRPHQINELIQEKVTFETFFQQATLHPNAYLITGMICGYRIEEIENPLTQKVRYLDKLVDELAKGRKMEKILRSS, from the coding sequence ATGAACACAACCGACACGCACAATCAACGCATGGCTTCCATGACCTTTGCCTCTGTCTACCCACATTATCTCACCAAAGTGGAGAAGAAAGGCAGAACCAAAGAAGAACTCGATCAAGTCATCGAATGGCTGACAGGCTATCGTCCCCATCAAATAAATGAACTGATACAAGAGAAGGTGACATTTGAAACCTTTTTTCAGCAAGCCACTCTCCATCCCAATGCATATCTCATCACGGGCATGATCTGTGGATACCGCATCGAAGAAATCGAAAATCCATTGACACAGAAGGTGCGGTACCTAGATAAGTTGGTGGACGAACTGGCCAAGGGCAGAAAAATGGAAAAAATCTTGCGCAGCAGTTGA
- a CDS encoding MarR family winged helix-turn-helix transcriptional regulator, whose translation MENKNDVLWLENQLCFPLYAASRLTTKLYGPLLKTLDVTYPQYLVLLVLWQQDHQSVSAISKLLYLESNTLTPLLKRLEQKNLITRKRSEADERTVIISLTPHGAAQKKEATCIPGQLMDNLQHHATTPHEIKEFRATLLKLLTVLDQKTSQLTV comes from the coding sequence ATGGAAAATAAGAATGATGTATTGTGGTTGGAAAACCAACTCTGCTTTCCATTGTATGCTGCATCGCGACTGACGACTAAGCTCTATGGTCCCTTGCTCAAAACCCTAGATGTGACCTATCCACAGTATCTCGTATTGCTGGTTCTTTGGCAGCAGGACCACCAAAGCGTCAGTGCGATCAGTAAACTCTTGTACCTAGAATCCAATACGCTCACACCTCTACTCAAGAGGTTGGAACAAAAGAACTTGATCACTAGAAAACGCTCTGAAGCAGACGAACGAACGGTGATTATTTCTCTAACACCCCATGGTGCAGCGCAAAAAAAGGAGGCCACTTGCATCCCAGGTCAATTGATGGACAACTTACAGCATCATGCCACGACACCACATGAAATCAAAGAGTTCAGAGCTACACTTTTGAAGCTACTGACCGTGTTGGACCAAAAGACGAGTCAGCTTACCGTATAG
- a CDS encoding glutathione peroxidase, producing the protein MSSNTFHNFSADNIKGQSIDMSAYKGKPVLVVNTASQCGLTPQFEGLENLYQSYKDQGLVILGFPCNQFGQQEPGNANEIEEFCQINYGVSFPMFAKVEVNGESAHPIFKYLKSNLGSIFGSKIKWNFTKFLIDQNGKPVKRFAPITKPEKIASAIKKLL; encoded by the coding sequence ATGAGTTCCAATACATTTCACAATTTCTCAGCAGACAATATCAAAGGACAATCAATCGATATGAGTGCTTACAAGGGCAAACCTGTCTTGGTTGTCAATACAGCCAGCCAATGCGGTTTGACTCCACAGTTTGAAGGCTTGGAAAATTTGTATCAATCCTACAAAGATCAAGGACTCGTTATTTTGGGATTCCCATGCAATCAATTCGGTCAACAAGAACCTGGAAACGCCAACGAGATCGAAGAATTTTGCCAAATCAACTATGGTGTGAGCTTTCCTATGTTTGCCAAAGTAGAGGTAAACGGCGAGTCTGCGCATCCGATTTTCAAATACTTGAAATCCAACCTGGGCAGCATCTTTGGTAGCAAAATCAAATGGAACTTCACCAAATTCCTGATCGATCAAAATGGGAAACCCGTCAAACGCTTTGCTCCGATCACCAAGCCAGAAAAGATCGCATCGGCCATCAAAAAACTACTCTAA